In Episyrphus balteatus chromosome 4, idEpiBalt1.1, whole genome shotgun sequence, the sequence ATATATGAGCTATTTCGATAGGATATATTGTTAATTGCACGTATGGCAGACACATCGGATGTTAAAATATACGCCTTCTGTCAATCATATACAATAAAGAATTTATGAATGTTTTGCCCACAAGCACCCGCACCAAGTTTGCAGTCCATTCAGCAGCAGCAGTTTTGCATTCGagtgaaaattattttcccatgttttttgttcgaaatgagaaaattaaaattttaaattgcacAGAACCTTTAATATGCAATAAGTTGGTATTGCATTGATATGTATGGTGTAGGTGTGTTTGCGTAAAATTTGTGGTCGACTTTGGTGACAGATTTTAAATTATACAGTATGTTGCACGCCGCCGATGTGTGATGAGGAATGTCCTGTGgtttggttttatttggtattttttaTTACACTTTCCGAAGTTAATTTGGGTttacatggttttttttttgttgactgtGTAATTTCTGTTATTTAAAGATTCGAATTGCAATTAATATGCCACGTTGTTATTGGATTGGATGAAAATTGACTTTTAATTGATGGTTAGGGATTTCGCAGGCCATCGCAATCAAACCATTTCGTTGTGGTTATGACTGATTTTGTAGTAGGAAAGTAATTTTGCGATTTCGCAATACTTAACATAGAATATGGTAGTGTACCTACCTTAATATGtctttttttacttgaaaaattcaaaaacaatatCACGAAGTTTCAATGTTCTGCAAGCTTTATGTGATTAAAAGAAGTTTTCGCAATTTCGCAAAACTTTGCAAACTAGTGTTAATTAATAACACTTATTGATTTCAAGTCAGTTTTATaaattacatattaaaaaatttaaatttgacatCGATAGATAAATCGCACTTTACCTTAGCATAACTGTAACCTTACATAAAAGTTTGTTCATCAGTCCAATATACCTACAGAGAAGTTAAAATGTGCGCAGCGCAGTATTAAATTATGAAATGATCACAgcgaaaatttcaaataaataaaaatcgaaaaacgcAAAATTAGCATTTTATTAtcgtttcaaataaaaaaactttaccCTTTTCgcatattaaataataatacttGCACCATATTTCATTAGCGGAATTCTAGCATTCTGATagcaaatttttagcaaaaaatgatTGATAtgataacaaacaaaaacaaccacataataaaaataaaactattataaaaatatttgttgcacaATAGCACAattcattaaattgaaaaattgcgaAAATCTTATCTTTTACTGTATGTATTCAACATCCTCGATAGTATAGTGGTCAGTATCCCCGCCTGTCACGCGGGAGACCGGGGTTCAATTCCCCGTCGGGGAGATttgtgagtgtttttttttttataactttcaaCGAAACTAATTACTATTTTactaatgataaaaaaaaatcaatattaagaaaaatcaaCCAATATCAACAATGCAACTGAAATGTTATTGAATGTTTGATACATTTTTGAAGATAAAGTTATCAAGttgatgatttaaaatttaaaaaaaaaatatacttttgagCGACTTTGTTCTTTAAACTTGtataagaaagaattttttgaggtttttttctatcttaaaaaaaaaatacttttttgttaataaaggaattcaagcatttttcaaaaaaaaaatggtataggTGTTGAGAATGGCGGGACccatttttacttattttatatCATGTCACTTCTGATTGTCCTACagcattaggtgtgtttttttgtttctctatatagagttttgcacaaaaaaaaactacaccgGGATATTTGAAATCCGTCCAAATATTtggataacaaaaaatatagtaCCTTGGCAACTATTTTTATCGAGACAATTTTAGAGTATCGAGAGCAATTCTAGAGTATCTATCCTTATCCTTATACTTATAatttagccccgttccattggaggtggtagtttactcatgagtagatctagtactacaaataacacagaatcttctactcgaggagataggaatgtgtagttgatgttgtactagatttctacttacgagtaaactaccacctccaatggaacagggatTTTTTATCCATACAGTAATAGACTGCATTCTCTTGCGAAACATAAACAGACACCTATTTCGTTCGGAATGAAATGCGCCTTTTTACATTTAATTCAGTTCAGTTCCGAAAACTGCGAAAATTTTTCGAAGTAGAGTTGAATTTCCTACTATTTAACGTAAGGGTAATTGAATCCAATATTAGCCATGTTTCCGTGAAACTTACATGTGTTAGTTCCATGCTACAAAGTCTTACTGgaaattaattaacaaataaaGATGAGAAGAGAACTTTGGAACAATTTGAACCTATGGAACACAAAAAGATTTGgagcatttttaataaaataggtACATTTTGGATTTTCGTAAACATTACAACACGGCTACTAGTCCGGCGGACTAGTCCAAATAATAAAGGAAAGAGGAATTCGTTGGGAGGCCATAAACTACTCATGACATGAGTAGATGATTAGTGATTAGCTCATCTAGTACTATACAATAATAATAAGCATACTCTCGAGTTGATAGGAATGTGTAATTTTTGTACTAGATTGCCACTCCGAGTATTCTACTACTTTCTAAGGAACGCAGCTCCATATTAAATCTTTGGAggtgatttatattaaaattcatttaacgAGGCTTATGAATTACTAAATTTGATGTCTTCAAGTAAATACGAAAGAATTTTTAGCCCTTAGTTACATAAGATGAATGGAATACGAGGCTTTAAGGTATGACTCTAGCCAACATTCTCGTGAAACTATTATATATCTACCTAAATCTTTGGAGGTGGTAAATTACTCATGATTAGataatctagtacatttactTCTAAAACTGATCATGCTCTTCTCTTGGAGACTTGGAGTAGATGGGAATCGCATTGATTTAGTTGAAAATGCGtttcattgaaaatcgctaTAAAAGTACTAGTAGTGTAGTAGTATCTACTTTATAATATCAATTTGCGTATTCTCGAGAACGACTTATCGCTTATGGCACAGAGAACCTTTCTGATTAGAAATATAATTATCTTCCTTTCTTCAGAACCTACatcattttttgtgtgttttttttatatttttaataaccgtaagaattgtgtttaaaaaaaaaacttaaaatgataTACTTTGCGGTGCTTAACTCTAAAAGTTAAGCTTTATAGGAAATTGATGTACgaaagaaagaaagataattacatatacatacattttaaaGGAGAAAGATCTTTTCAAATTTTCTGTGCGACAAGTCGTTCTTGAGATATTGAGACatcttcatttttcaaaatggcggacgaACCACAAAACCAAACAATAACACAGAATAAACCCCTTTTTAATACTGCATTCAAATTTTGCTGACGCAACGCACGTTGCAACTTTATTCAGATCTCATAAATTCTGAAttcccattgactgaactattattatttttttagaatggGTAAACTTTGTGGTCTTTGCATTTAATTTCTCCTATAAGCAACGCTTATTCATCTCATAGTAATTGATTACattattaaaactattttaaaattactattcataaaaattaaactatAGAAATAATTTGTAAAACATTCATCCTTTGAGTCTTCCAAAAAACATAGTCTCAAGTAAATAAGTATtcttcaacttttaaaaagttaaaaagttttaCTAGAAACCTGTAGATAATTTTAAAAGGAAGTACGTATATACTTACATTAACCCATTGAAAGTCCATATCTCATTTAAATTTCCTTGCACCAAAGAAACTATTGCGAGGACTTTGTTCTTCCTGAAACTTTGTACAACTTACTTTGGCCCTTACATAAAAGATGCTTAACTGTTGCATAATTTACCAAATAAAACTCTTTTGTAAATGCTCCTTAGAACAATCTAAAGggaataaattcttttttttttacaaactacTTCAGTAAATTGCCTTTTAATTGGTTATTTTCCAACTTTGCCAATATATTCAAATTTAAGTTTACAAAACTCACAAAACATGCACAAactatttatatataaaaattatcacAAAAATTATAGTATACGAAAAAAAGCTAAGAGGAAAGTTCAACTGATTCCAGTCCGagttgtttttcaaacttttccACGAGATTGCCATTGTGCTTAATTTTCTTCATCCATTTGATATAAGGTTCTGGAATTTCAGTTTCGATGGCTCCTTTAACTAAAGTTTTCAAATAAGTTGTTGATGGTTGTCTGTCGAAGGGTATTTCATCTCCTTCGGCAAGAATAGTTGAGGGTTGATTGCAAAGGTAGTAAGCACGACACATGATAATTCCATCAGCAGTTTCAACAGGAACACTCACAGgtttatatgtattggtgtggacACCTTCTTGACTAAAagattatattaatttaattagtttttgatAGTTTCTCGTTTATAAAGGGTTTATTTTCGTACTCATCAAGATCTGGAAGATCTGCCAAGTCAATTGTCCAAATGGCTCCATAAACCATTGAATTATTTGTTGGAACTATTGTTGCTGGAGCTCCATTCCATCGTGTAGTATATCCGTAAAAGTCAAGTCTGTGGTTCAAAAGTTTACCAGCTGCCTTACGTACCGCTgatttattttgtatgtgtaTTCTTGCAGCCAACAGATTACTTCCATAACCGAAATAATAGAAGTGGTCTCCATCAATTTCAGGAAGATCCATTACCTAtatgcagaaaaaaaagaaagtttaaatattaaaaaaaaaaatacataattatatccatattaaattaaaactaaaagaaaCCAATTTTTTCTAACGAcaagaacttgaaaaaaaaaataaatattattactGTATATCCTAGGCAATCGTCAAATAACATGAATATAAAATTTCTAGTTTGATAAATCGTCTTCACTTCCA encodes:
- the LOC129918041 gene encoding gamma-glutamylcyclotransferase-like isoform X1; this translates as MKIKLSLIFVFISVCGLVQSSHLRKRSADNVQNNVMDLPEIDGDHFYYFGYGSNLLAARIHIQNKSAVRKAAGKLLNHRLDFYGYTTRWNGAPATIVPTNNSMVYGAIWTIDLADLPDLDDQEGVHTNTYKPVSVPVETADGIIMCRAYYLCNQPSTILAEGDEIPFDRQPSTTYLKTLVKGAIETEIPEPYIKWMKKIKHNGNLVEKFEKQLGLESVELSS
- the LOC129918041 gene encoding gamma-glutamylcyclotransferase-like isoform X2; this translates as MDLPEIDGDHFYYFGYGSNLLAARIHIQNKSAVRKAAGKLLNHRLDFYGYTTRWNGAPATIVPTNNSMVYGAIWTIDLADLPDLDDQEGVHTNTYKPVSVPVETADGIIMCRAYYLCNQPSTILAEGDEIPFDRQPSTTYLKTLVKGAIETEIPEPYIKWMKKIKHNGNLVEKFEKQLGLESVELSS